A single Oryctolagus cuniculus chromosome 18, mOryCun1.1, whole genome shotgun sequence DNA region contains:
- the TMC4 gene encoding voltage-gated chloride channel TMC4 produces the protein MEENQAWDSGTWSSPGGWLPSRGAREGQSLSSVLNELPSAATLRYRGPGVPPWGAPEEEDEEDRRSVQTLAEAAHKELQEPQPSRALPWPMQARRVHRQSQAWDQMAYRAGSSRTQWAQLLRRSQEKTMEGLGTLKPWAWTLKRIGGQFGAGTESYFSLLRFLLLLNVLAAVLVACMVLLPTWLEGAPPGPPGPDTASPCGPYNPGTPGLVSFPSQLFNLLSGQGYLEWSPLFYGFFPARPNLAVAYLCSAFAISIISLVLILQRSVSGLKQTLLAESGTLTSYSHRVFSAWDFGLRGDVHVRLRQRKILFELQVELEEAAVRRRAAVRTLGQRARVWAVRALLNLLVLALLGAAFYGIYWATGYTVELQEAPLVQRAPLLRLAVNFLPSVFISAVNFVLPPVFKALVPLEGYTRSRQVVLLLLRAVFLRLASLLVLLFSLWAQITCGGSAQAEDCKACGYNSKELPCWETRVGQEMYKLLLFDLLTGLAVTLLIQFPRKLLCSGCPGALGRVAGTQEFEVPDEVLGLIYAQTVVWVGTFFCPLLPLLNTAKFLLVFYQKKVAVFSTCSPASRTFRASTANFFFPLVLLLGLAVSAVPVLYSIFLIPPSKLCGPFRGLPSIWAQIPEAISGLPQSSQNVLFFLGTQAFAVPLLLISSILLAYTVALAHSYGRVISALRRQMETEAQNKTFLAQRAVALSAARAARTPGPP, from the exons ATGGAAGAAAACCAGGCCTGGGATTCGGGAACCTGGAGCTCCCCTGGGGGGTGGCTGCCCTCGCGGGGGGCCAGAGAAG GCCAGTCTCTCTCCTCGGTGTTGAATGAGCTCCCCAGTGCTGCCACCCTGCGCTACCGCGGCCCTGGGGTGCCGCCCTGGGGGGCGccggaggaggaggatgaggaggacaGAAGGAGCGTCCAGACCTTGGCGGAAGCTGCCCACAAGGAGCTGCAGGAGCCACAGCCCTCCCGGGCACTGCCCTGGCCCATGCAGGCCAGACGGGTGCACAG gcagagccaggcctgggaccAGATGGCCTACAGAGCCGGATCCAGCAGGACCCAGTGGGCCCAGCTGCTTCGGAGGTCCCAGGAGAAGACGATGGAAGGCTTGGGCACTCTGAAGCCCTGGGCATGGACCCTGAAGAGGATCGGGG gccagTTTGGCGCCGGCACCGAGTCCTACTTCTCTCTGCTACGGTTCCTGCTGCTTCTGaacgtgctggccgcagtgctgGTGGCTTGCATGGTGCTGCTGCCCACCTGGCTGGAAGGGGCTCCCCCGGGTCCCCCGGGCCCCGACACCGCCTCACCCTGCGGACCCTATAACCCCGGCACCCCGGGCCTGGTGTCCTTCCCCTCCCAGCTCTTCAACTTGCTCTCGGGACAG GGCTACCTGGAGTGGTCCCCTCTCTTCTATGGGTTCTTCCCGGCCCGCCCCAACCTGGCCGTCGCCTACCTGTGCTCAGCCTTCGCCATCAGCATCATCAGCCTCGTGCTCATCCTGCAGCG ctccgTGTCCGGCCTGAAGCAGACGCTGCTGGCCGAATCGGGGACTCTGACCAGCTACAGCCACCGAGTGTTCTCGGCCTGGGACTTCGGCCTCCGCGGGGACGTCCACGTGCGGCTGCGCCAGCGCAAGATCCTGTTTGAGTTACAG GTGGAGCTGGAGGAGGCGGCGGTGCGGCGCCGGGCTGCGGTGCGCACGCTGGGCCAGCGGGCCCGCGTGTGGGCGGTGCGCGCGCTGCTCAACCTGCTGGTGCTGGCGCTCCTGGGGGCCGCCTTCTACGGCATCTACTGGGCCACGGGGTACACGGTGGAGCTGCAG GAGGCGCCCCTCGTGCAGCGGGCGCCGCTGCTGCGCCTGGCCGTGAACTTCCTCCCGTCCGTGTTCATCTCGGCGGTCAACTTCGTGCTGCCCCCCGTGTTCAAGGCCCTCGTGCCGCTCGAGGGCTACACGCGCAGCCGCCAGGTCGTTCTCCTCCTTCTCAG GGCCGTGTTCCTGCGCCTGGCGTCGCTGCTCGTCCTGCTCTTCTCCCTGTGGGCGCAGATCACGTGCGGCGGCAGCGCCCAGGCCGAGGACTGCAAGGCCTGCGGCTACAACTCCAAGGAGCTGCCG tgctgggagaccCGCGTGGGCCAGGAGATGTACAAGCTCCTGCTCTTCGACCTGCTCACCGGCCTGGCGGTCACGCTGCTCATCCAGTTTCCGCGCAA GCTGCTGTGCAGCGGCTGCCCCGGCGCGCTGGGGCGCGTGGCGGGGACGCAGGAGTTCGAGGTGCCGGACGAGGTGCTGGGACTCATCTACGCGCAGACGGTGGTCTGGGTGGGGACCTTCTTCTGCCCCTTACTGCCGCTGCTCAACACGGCCAAGTTCCTGCTGGTGTTCTACCAGAAGAAG GTCGCCGTCTTCtccacctgctccccagcctcCCGCACCTTCCGGGCCTCCACCGCCAACTTCTTCTTCCCCCTGGTGCTGCTCCTGGGCCTGGCGGTGTCCGCGGTTCCCGTGCTGTACAGTATTTTCCT CATCCCCCCGTCCAAGCTGTGCGGCCCGTTCCGCGGGCTCCCGTCCATCTGGGCCCAGATCCCGGAGGCCATCAGCGGCCTCCCTCAGAGCTCCCAGAACGTCCTCTTCTTCCTGGGGACCCAGGCGTTCGCTGTTCCCCTGCTGCTCATCTCCAG CATCCTGCTGGCCTACACCGTGGCCCTGGCCCACTCGTACGGACGCGTCATCTCCGCGCTGAGACGCCAGATGGAGACG GAGGCGCAGAACAAGACGTTCCTGGCCCAGCGCGCCGTGGCGCTGAGCGCGGCCCGCGCGGCGCGGACCCCCGGGCCGCCGTGA
- the LENG1 gene encoding leukocyte receptor cluster member 1 (The RefSeq protein has 1 substitution compared to this genomic sequence) → MNILPKKSWHVRNKDNVARVRRDEAQAREEEKERERRVLLAQQEARTEFLRKKARRQQALPEPEAAEAGALSAGPVDLLRGLLEDGKAAGGNKEHEEEQRQEKERRERALGILTYLGQSAAEAQTQPPWYQLPPGREAPPPGPGPDEKLKSRLDPLREMQKHLGKRRSGDRDGPGGKERKEGRPKPRPPGPPSLEQLRAERLRREAAERARAEALLARVRGQAPGQGQTEEEELDDRRRRYNSQFHPQLARRPRGRDPHLTPDS, encoded by the exons ATGAACATCTTGCCCAAGAAGAGCTGGCACGTTCGGAACAAGGACAATGTGGCCCGCGTGCGACGGGACGAGGCCCAggccagggaggaggagaaggagcggGAGCGGAGGGTGCTGCTCGCGCAGCAGGAG GCCCGCACAGAGTTCCTGCGGAAGAAGGCCAGGCGCCAGCAGGCGCTGCCCGAGCCCGAGGCGGCAGAGGCGGGCGCCCTGAGCGCCGGCCCGGTGGACCTGCTGCGGGGGCTGCTGGAGGACGGGAAGGCGGCCGGCGGCAACAAGGAGCACGAGGAGGAGCAGCGGCAGGAGAAG GAGCGGCGAGAGCGAGCGCTGGGCATCCTGACGTACCTGGGCCAGAGCGCGGCAGAGGCCCAGACGCAGCCCCCCTGGTACCAGCTCCCTCCGGGGCGAGAGGCCCCCCCACCCGGCCCAGGCCCGGATGAGAAGCTCAAGAGCCGCCTGGACCCCCTGCGGGAGATGCAGAAGCACCTGGGGAAGAGGCGCAGCGGCGACAGGGACGGCCCGGGCggcaaggagaggaaggagggacgGCCGAAACCGCGGCCCCCCGG ACCCCCGTCCCTGGAGCAGCTCCGAGCTCAGCGTCTCCGGCGGGAGGCGGCCGAGAGGGCTCGGGCCGAAGCCCTGCTGGCCCGGGTGCGAGGCCAGGCCCCCGGGCAGGGTcagacagaagaggaggagctggacgACCGGCGGCGGCGGTACAACTCCCAGTTCCACCCCCAGCTGGCCCGGCGCCCCCGCGGTCGcgacccccacctcacccccgaCTCCTGA